A stretch of Deltaproteobacteria bacterium DNA encodes these proteins:
- a CDS encoding DUF523 domain-containing protein, whose amino-acid sequence MILVSACLVGFKCRYDGRHSLSHDLVKKLAHESWVAVCPEQLGGLPTPRVPARVEGGDGADVLTGLARVVTVEGDDVTGAYLRGAKISLDVALRLQVKRCYLKDRSPSCGFELIMDNKEASRRQGVCAALLTQAGFEVVEVKAKAAS is encoded by the coding sequence ATGATCCTGGTCAGTGCATGTTTAGTCGGATTTAAATGTCGGTACGATGGGCGGCACTCGTTGAGCCATGACCTGGTGAAGAAGCTGGCCCATGAGTCTTGGGTGGCAGTCTGTCCGGAACAGTTGGGTGGACTGCCGACCCCTCGCGTCCCCGCTCGAGTTGAAGGCGGCGATGGGGCTGATGTGTTAACCGGCCTGGCGCGAGTTGTCACAGTGGAAGGAGACGATGTAACCGGAGCTTATCTTCGTGGAGCGAAGATAAGCCTTGATGTGGCCTTAAGGCTGCAAGTGAAGAGGTGCTATCTTAAGGATCGTTCGCCTTCATGCGGGTTCGAGCTAATCATGGATAATAAGGAGGCCTCGAGAAGGCAGGGAGTTTGTGCGGCCCTGCTGACTCAGGCTGGATTTGAAGTAGTGGAGGTAAAGGCCAAAGCCGCCTCCTAA